A genomic stretch from Pochonia chlamydosporia 170 chromosome 4, whole genome shotgun sequence includes:
- a CDS encoding phosphatidylinositol 3- and 4-kinase (similar to Neosartorya fischeri NRRL 181 XP_001262321.1), which produces MAQNSRGNTATLGHHGGVAAAGDGPPPSTLAAQLVENISTSTKSSRSDDGNELKGLFATIQKVKDHPDLLKTHEDRVEHNHMLIYVYCRVALEGIKLDDPFANRSHTHNEALKAINFLRFTIKETPSVLAYTNASNTLLHRGTEPLWVWLLPHLLRFLGHAIFEELEGSLEGFLQYLLLVISRTDELWSLGPALVLYLRSCVSGATDQLQNTSLDPSEPNSFGSIHLPSQFALHQILQKRSISAWSTYRISSSSQAIRQITSLAKILAYPFIVQDSAFSSLASLSQTAPWLLDTWLDLRNAQKRWDLADSSSPIPLIETVLHVSHGLQVGSEMTATFRDKSHALLVLLCSEMVSSPEALIQAGESGDKARQLYCQALLAISKATLESYSIGRMAASKLVQELTLLSSQHASIGEDTDIWRCTRLLRQIVYAAPQQTFDEDTSPSHFRDEEVQKVVESLNLNYGQSSQSKSVTKKRKVVSSDSNPISSLFRAIYETLDVAWTGDEAELMPEALFLERFDKIPSSSKSLALDLLSRISCVCDGLDAAVAKTATESQCPVCDQGRKPKLSVEFQSTKAASRSIFSKLIQRSSFLESRQPRVAAMIALRRLVCHCDDADFLSIEASGPGQWCLQSLNSSVRELRIAAGRTLRAFMPTNPVSGVGDDLIARNRKNTIALLKSTSDQDAAHLVETRILAWGQVGRVVSEDELNLVLIKLVDYLGSSNNIVSAFTFNELLNLADARSTTPRRLLEPFWKSLAYMTTKDMIQRPQRSRAVAELLQISVNELLLLIQTHALPWLVLDRRQDVIQKIAEARQEKEVWMPLMDGSNLAATLALLLVQDSGDIDEFTKSRLNEIHPHFHSLSLLDLFQSEPVLIALELLKTAATADKTKRSLVHDALQLMATTILTASKDPKSKKGYVIGRFLQSHILGLMARLTDVINDSISLQPPVMEQRTSIGTLEEMIKVCKHHARIARPQISACLLAAISQESLRESSFSCWAAMLTHLEEEDVEALLETTFFIVSRYWTTLDATTATIGKNMLVSLLDKHGAMVEIHISKLPSLSACKGLEVVEKNLKAMRPALSMEEALDVFAQRVSHDNAGVVHQALAELAPYLRDNQNALYTSAVSQRPDNAITTVLRSLLDCACKYNGVQAEITRLCVQCIGLIGCLDSNQIETVREQRSIVVLNNFEAAEELTDFGLFLLEEVLVPSFLSATDTKLQGFLSYAMQELLDKCDIKAACAMNETGMMGGGDIYRKWIAIPDHAREVIAPFLTSRYMVAPMPPVTVEYPIFHPGKPYGNWLRSFVIDMLRKGQHPHADLLFEPIMRVIRVKDLSTAEFLLPYLVLHVLLGSRSTEDEKDRIVNELLGVLRHQPADDASYLEREEMKRFCHAVFRCLDYAMRWVQQKRATGRLTPEGKESVARIQGVLDQIPPELISQRATDCNEYSRALFHLEQHAQKMEQQKREPGDRSRLLEKLQDIYANIDEPDGLEGISSQLHALDINQQILSHKKAGRWSSAQTWYEMQLAENPQNTDVQADLLNCLKQAGQHDVLLNHIEGIHTDPSANNKILPFAVEAAWVTGRWESLAKFTGRFQGDVAQDFNMSLAGLFDLLYRHYGSDMFDKAIQSMQDKIASSMTTSATASLNSAHEILLKCHVLTDLDVILKTKPGNDNERRRTLALLDGRLEIMGGRFGDKQYLLGIRRAAMELSRPTFADLDISGLWLSSARLARKTNSLHQSFNAVLHASRLGDDSATIENAKLLWRDNHHRKAIQMLQGAIERNKFMTQTGPSTSTSTAGASKLNAQQKLLTARAQLLLAKWLDAAGQSHAVALRERYQQPPKTFSTWEKGHYYLGRHYKKILEAEQSLKVEDQSDNYVTGEISRLVIENYVRSLNSGTKYLYQTLPRILTLWLDLGAQVDKAPEGKMSVSRELHKRRVEQLNLLHSFLDKYIYRLPAYIFYTALPQIVARIAHPNAAVFERLTHIVTKVVEAHPRQALWSLIGIMTTKQASERKVRGGQILQALRGIQKKVDGTSYDVKYLIRTGEKLAEQLLLACQNGEFQGNKTVKASLSRDLRFQHKCTPCPLVVPVESSLIATLPAVSEHVKKHKAFSRDVVTIDCFLDDVLVLSSLAKPRRLTARGSDGKSYMLLIKPKDDLRTDQRLMEFNGIINRSLKRDAESSRRQLYIRTYAVVPLNEECGIIEWVPGIKTMRDILLNLYASQKIHPDYVALRQLMEEASTSDNKIRIFTDDVLGRFPPLLPLWFIQQFPSPSAWFAARLKYTRSCAVMSMVGTILGLGDRHGENVNLEEGNGGIFHVDFNCLFDKGMTFAKPERVPFRLTHNMVSAMGIYGYEGPFRKSSELTLSILRQQEETLMTILEAFIYDPTLDLQKEKKSSRRGDTGVRLQPQSVVDSIKRKVRGLLPNESIPLSVEGQVEELIKQAVDPRNLTAMYIGWCPFL; this is translated from the exons ATGGCACAAAACTCCCGTGGGAATACAGCAACGCTAGGTCACCATGGCGGCGTTGCCGCCGCGGGAGATGGTCCGCCCCCGTCCACATTGGCCGCGCAGCTTGTTGAGAACATATCCACCTCCACGAAATCCTCACGATCGGACGATGGCAATGAACTCAAGGGACTCTTTGCCACAATACAAAAGGTGAAAGACCACCCGGATCTTCTCAAGACCCATGAAGATCGAGTTGAACACAATCACATGCTCATCTATGTGTACTGTCGTGTGGCTTTGGAAGGGATTAAACTGGACGATCCATTTGCGAACCGATCGCACACCCATAACGAAGCTCTGAAAGCAATAAACTTCCTGCGATTTACAATTAAAGAGACTCCTTCTGTGCTTGCGTATACCAATGCTTCAAACACTCTGCTCCACAGAGGCACCGAGCCTCTGTGGGTATGGCTTCTGCCACATCTGCTGAGGTTCCTTGGGCATGCCATTTTCGAGGAGTTAGAAGGTTCTCTCGAGGGCTTTTTGCAATATTTGCTCCTAGTGATATCGCGAACTGACGAACTGTGGTCTCTTGGTCCAGCATTGGTTCTCTATTTGCGATCCTGCGTCTCTG GTGCGACTGACCAGCTACAAAACACGTCATTGGACCCTTCTGAACCAAATAGCTTTGGTTCTATTCATCTCCCGTCTCAATTCGCACTCCATCAGATACTACAGAAAAGGTCTATCAGCGCTTGGTCTACATATCGGATCTCATCGTCGTCCCAGGCAATTCGACAGATAACGAGCCTCGCAAAGATACTTGCATATCCCTTCATCGTACAAGACTCGGCCTTCTCCTCCCTGGCTTCATTGTCGCAAACTGCTCCATGGCTCTTGGACACTTGGCTTGATCTACGCAACGCACAAAAGCGATGGGACCTTGCTGATTCGAGCTCTCCTATTCCTCTCATAGAGACGGTGCTACATGTGTCTCATGGACTGCAAGTTGGAAGTGAAATGACAGCGACATTTAGAGATAAATCGCATGCCCTTTTAGTTTTGCTATGTAGTGAGATGGTGTCCTCTCCAGAGGCACTTATTCAGGCAGGCGAATCAGGGGACAAAGCCCGACAGTTATACTGCCAGGCACTTTTGGCGATATCCAAGGCTACACTGGAATCATACTCAATAGGACGTATGGCAGCGTCAAAGTTGGTCCAGGAGTTGACTCTACTCTCATCACAACATGCTTCCATTGGGGAGGATACCGATATTTGG CGATGCACGCGTTTGCTACGACAGATTGTATATGCAGCACCACAGCAGACTTTCGATGAGGATACGAGCCCATCGCATTTTCGGGATGAGGAAGTCCAAAAAGTTGTGGAGAGTCTGAATCTCAACTACGGCCAAAGTTCTCAGTCAAAGTCGGTCACCAAAAAGAGGAAAGTTGTTTCCTCAGATTCTAATCCAATATCGAGCCTTTTCCGAGCCATATATGAGACACTTGACGTGGCTTGGACAGGCGATGAGGCCGAGCTGATGCCTGAAGCACTATTTTT AGAGAGATTCGACAAAATCCCTAGCAGCAGTAAATCTCTCGCTTTGGATCTTCTTTCCAGAATATCCTGCGTATGTGACGGCTTAGATGCAGCCGTAGCCAAAACAGCAACAGAAAGCCAGTGTCCAGTGTGTGACCAAGGTCGCAAGCCAAAGCTCTCCGTAGAGTTTCAAAGTACCAAGGCCGCCTCCCGATCCATATTTTCAAAGCTCATTCAAAGATCCTCTTTTTTAGAGTCGAGGCAGCCCCGTGTTGCGGCAATGATCGCGCTGCGAAGACTGGTGTGTCATTGTGATGACGCAGACTTTTTGAGCATCGAGGCTTCAGGACCTGGCCAATGGTGTTTACAGTCTTTGAATAGCTCTGTCAGGGAACTGCGTATTGCCGCAGGGAGGACACTTCGTGCATTCATGCCGACGAACCCTGTTAGCGGTGTCGGGGATGACTTAATCGCAAGGAATCGCAAAAACACGATTGCTCTTCTCAAATCAACATCTGACCAAGATGCAGCACACTTAGTGGAAACCCGAATTCTGGCGTGGGGTCAAGTTGGTCGCGTTGTATCAGAGGATGAGTTgaacttggtcttgatcaAGCTCGTCGACTACCTTGGAAGTAGCAACAACATCGTGTCTGCTTTCACCTTCAACGAACTTCTGAACCTAGCGGACGCTCGTAGCACAACTCCAAGACGCCTTCTTGAGCCATTCTGGAAGAGTCTCGCGTACATGACGACAAAAGACATGATTCAGCGACCTCAACGAAGTCGCGCAGTTGCAGAACTACTACAAATATCTGTCAATGAACTCCTCTTGTTAATACAGACACATGCCTTGCCGTGGTTGGTATTAGACAGGCGCCAGGATGTCATTCAGAAGATTGCAGAAGCTCGCCAGGAAAAGGAGGTCTGGATGCCACTGATGGACGGATCGAATCTCGCCGCAACATTGGCACTTTTGTTGGTTCAAGACTCTGGCGACATTGATGAGTTCACTAAATCTCGCTTGAACGAAATACATCCCCATTTCCActctctctctttgcttGACCTGTTTCAATCGGAGCCCGTTCTTATTGCGTTGGAGCTACTCAAAACAGCCGCAACTGcagacaagaccaagcgATCTCTT GTTCACGACGCGCTTCAATTAATGGCAACCACTATCTTGACAGCAAGCAAGGACcccaagagcaagaaaggGTACGTAATTGGTCGCTTTCTGCAGTCACATATATTGGGCCTCATGGCTCGTCTAACCGATGTCATAAATGATTCCATCTCTTTGCAACCGCCTGTTATGGAACAAAGAACGAGCATTGGAACTTTGGAAGAGATGATCAAGGTTTGCAAGCATCATGCCCGGATCGCTAGGCCCCAG ATATCAGCCTGTCTTCTCGCAGCTATTTCTCAAGAGTCTTTAAGAGAGTCAAGTTTTTCTTGTTGGGCGGCGATGCTCACTCAtttggaggaagaagacgtcGAAGCATTGCTCGAGACTACCTTCTTCATCGTTAGTCGCTATTGGACGACGCTGGACGCGACGACCGCAACTATTGGCAAAAATATGCTTGTGTCCTTATTGGATAAGCATGGCGCCATGGTAGAGATACACATCAGCAAACTCCCTTCTCTGTCGGCCTGCAAGGGCCTCGAAGTGGTTGAGAAGAATCTGAAGGCAATGCGTCCCGCTCTTTCCATGGAAGAAGCGTTGGATGTCTTTGCCCAGAGAGTTAGCCATGACAACGCGGGCGTTGTTCATCAAGCCTTGGCAGAACTTGCGCCGTACCTAAGGGATAATCAGAATGCCTTGTACACGTCGGCTGTGAGTCAACGGCCGGATAATGCTATCACTACGGTGCTGCGATCACTTCTCGACTGCGCATGCAAGTACAACGGAGTACAAGCAGAAATCACCCGGCTGTGCGTTCAGTGTATTGGACTTATTGGGTGCTTGGACTCCAATCAGATTGAAACAGTGAGGGAGCAGCGATCTATTGTCGTGCTGAACAATTTTGAAGCCGCAGAAGAACTCACAGACTTCGGCTTGTTCCTGTTGGAAGAGGTTCTGGTACCATCATTTTTGTCGGCAACCGATACCAAACTCCAAGGCTTTCTTTCCTATGCCATGCAGGAGCTTCTCGACAAATGTGATATTAAGGCAGCGTGCGCCATGAACGAAACTGGTATGATGGGGGGTGGCGATATTTACAGGAAATGGATTGCTATACCGGATCACGCTCGCGAAGTCATCGCACCTTTCCTGACCTCTAGGTACATGGTTGCCCCCATGCCTCCAGTGACTGTTGAGTATCCGATCTTCCATCCGGGCAAACCATATGGCAACTGGCTTCGATCATTTGTTATCGACATGTTGAGAAAAGGACAGCATCCTCATGCTGACTTGCTTTTTGAGCCTATAATGCGCGTCATCCGCGTCAAAGATCTGTCAACTGCAGAATTTCTCCTGCCCTATCTTGTACTGCATGTTTTACTCGGCTCACGAAGCACTGAGGATGAAAAAGACCGAATAGTAAATGAGCTTTTAGGCGTTTTGAGACATCAGCCAGCGGATGATGCATCATACCTTGAACGCGAGGAGATGAAGCGATTTTGTCAT GCTGTGTTCCGTTGCCTCGATTACGCCATGAGATGGGTTCAACAGAAGAGAGCAACAGGTAGACTTACTccagaaggcaaagagagcGTAGCACGAATACAGGGTGTGCTTGATCAAATTCCTCCAGAGTTGATCTCGCAGCGAGCCACTGACTGCAACGAATATTCTCGTGCCCTATTTCATCTCGAACAACACGCACAGAAAATGGAGCAGCAGAAACGAGAACCGGGAGATCGGAGCAGATTGTTAGAAAAGCTTCAAGATATTTATGCAAATATCGACGAACCTGATGGTCTGGAAGGCATCTCCTCACAGCTTCATGCACTCGATATAAATCAACAAATTCTGAGCCACAAAAAGGCCGGGCGATGGTCATCCGCCCAGACATGGTACGAGATGCAGCTCGCTGAGAACCCCCAAAACACAGACGTTCAGGCAGACCTCCTGAACTGTCTGAAGCAAGCTGGGCAACATG ACGTGCTTCTAAACCATATTGAGGGCATTCATACTGATCCATCAGCCAATAACAAAATCCTCCCATTCGCTGTGGAAGCCGCATGGGTAACGGGTCGATGGGAAAGCCTTGCCAAGTTTACTGGACGCTTCCAGGGGGATGTAGCTCaggacttcaacatgtctctCGCAGGCTTGTTTGACTTATTATACCGCCACTACGGCTCTGATATGTTCGACAAGGCTATACAGAGCATGCAAGATAAGATAGCCTCATCGATGACTACATCAGCCACTGCTTCATTGAACTCTGCACATGAGATTTTGCTGAAGTGCCATGTACTTACAGATTTGGACGTCATCCTTAAGACCAAACCAGGCAATGACAATGAGCGGCGGAGAACTCTGGCCCTGCTGGACGGCCGACTGGAAATTATGGGAGGACGTTTCGGTGACAAGCAATACCTCTTGGGTATTAGGCGCGCCGCCATGGAGCTTTCAAG ACCGACTTTTGCAGACCTGGACATCTCGGGTCTCTGGTTATCGAGTGCAAGACTGGCTCGAAAAACTAACTCTCTGCATCAATCGTTCAATGCTGTGCTACATGCGTCTCGACTGGGCGATGACTCGGCCACGATTGAGAATGCCAAGCTGTTGTGGCGAGACAATCACCATCGGAAAGCTATACAAATGCTTCAAGGTGCAATTGAACGAAACAAATTTATGACCCAAACTGGGCCCTCGACGAGTACCTCGACTGCCGGAGCATCAAAACTTAACGCTCAACAAAAGTTATTAACAGCTCGAGCACAATTACTTCTTGCCAAATGGCTGGATGCCGCCGGCCAATCTCATGCCGTTGCGTTGCGAGAAAGGtatcaacaaccaccaaagacATTTTCCACTTGGGAGAAGGGACACTATTATCTTGGGAGGCACTACAAGAAGATTCTCGAAGCCGAACAGTCTCTCAAGGTTGAGGATCAGAGTGACAATTATGTTACTGGTGAAATTTCCAGGCTCGTCATTGAAAATTATGTGCGGTCTCTCAACTCTGGGACAAAATATTTGTACCAGACGCTTCCGAGAATTTTGACTCTATGGTTGGACCTTGGAGCACAGGTTGACAAGGCTCCTGAGGGCAAGATGTCAGTCTCCCGTGAACTGCATAAACGCCGAGTTGAACAACTCAACCTGCTACACTCCTTCCTAGACAAGTATATTTATCGTCTGCCGGCGTACATCTTTTACACAGCTTTACCACAGATTGTGGCTCGAATTGCTCACCCCAATGCAGCAGTTTTCGAGCGTCTCACTCACATTGTAACCAAAGTTGTCGAGGCGCACCCAAGGCAGGCTCTGTGGAGCCTGATTGGCATCATGACGACAAAACAAGCTTCCGAGAGGAAGGTACGAGGCGGACAAATTTTGCAAGCCCTAAGAGGCATTCAAAAGAAGGTAGATGGAACATCTTATGATGTGAAATACCTGATCAGAACTGGTGAGAAATTGGCGGAGCAATTATTGTTGGCCTGTCAAAACGGCGAGTTTCAAGGAAACAAAACGGTCAAGGCCAGTCTTTCACGGGACTTACGCTTCCAGCACAAATGCACACCCTGCCCCTTGGTGGTGCCAGTAGAAAGCTCACTCATAGCTACACTGCCTGCTGTATCAGAACACGTGAAGAAACACAAGGCCTTTTCTCGGGATGTCGTTACGATCGACTGCTTCCTAGACGATGTTCTCGTTCTGAGCTCGCTTGCTAAACCCAGACGGCTGACTGCCCGGGGGTCTGACGGCAAGAGTTACATGCTGCTCATTAAACCCAAAGATGACCTCCGAACGGACCAGCGGCTGATGGAGttcaatggcatcatcaatCGTTCCTTGAAGCGAGATGCTGAATCGAGCAGGCGGCAATTGTATATTCGAACGTACGCTGTTGTTCCCTTGAACGAGGAGTGTGGTATTATTGAGTGGGTTCCCGGTATTAAAACGATGAGAGATATTCTCTTAAACCTTTACGCGTCGCAAAAGATTCATCCCGACTACGTGGCACTGAGGcagttgatggaggaggcgtcGACGTCCGACAACAAAATCCGAATCTTCACAGATGACGTTTTGGGACGATTCCCGCCCCTTCTTCCGCTGTGGTTTATTCAGCAATTCCCAAGCCCGTCGGCATGGTTTGCCGCTCGACTCAAATACACGAGATCCTGTGCCGTCATGTCCATGGTAGGCACCATTTTAGGGTTGGGTGACCGGCACGGTGAAAATGTCAACTTGGAAGAAGGCAATGGCGGCATCTTCCACGTCGATTTTAACTGTCTGTTCGATAAGGGCATGACATTTGCCAAACCGGAACGAGTCCCGTTTCGGCTGACGCACAATATGGTGTCAGCAATGGGCATATACGGATACGAGGGACCATTCAGAAAATCGTCCGAGCTCACTCTAAGCATCTTACGACAGCAGGAAGAAACGTTGATGACAATTTTGGAAGCGTTTATTTATGATCCTACTCTGGACCTccaaaaggaaaagaagtcATCGAGGAGAGGCGACACTGGCGTCAGGCTGCAACCACAGAGCGTGGTGGACAGTATCAAGCGGAAAGTAAGGGGACTGTTGCCAAACGAGAGTATCCCGTTGAGCGTGGAAGGTCAAGTGGAAGAGCTCATTAAGCAGGCTGTTGATCCAAGGAATCTGACAGCCATGTACATTGGATGGTGTCCATTTCTGTAA